GGGGCGTGCAGAGGGAATCCGGGGCCGGGCGGCTATGGCGTGGTGCTGATTTCCAATGATCGGAAAAAGGAGCTTTCCGGCGGATTTCGGAAAACGACCAATAACCGGATGGAACTGCTGGCCTGTATTGAGGGGCTGAAGGCCCTGAAGAAACCGTGCCGCGTGGTGCTGACGAGCGATTCCAAATATGTGGTTAACGCCATGGTTAAGGGCTGGGCGGTGAAGTGGCGTTCCAACGGATGGAAACTTTCGCCGAGTAAACCGGCAAAAAATCCCGACCTCTGGGAGCGGCTGTTGAAGCTGTGCGAAATTCATGATGTTGATTTTGAGTGGGTGAAGGGGCATAACGAACACCCGGAGAATGAGCGGTGCGATGCGCTGGCCGTTGCGGCATCGCACAAAAAAGACCTGCCCGTGGATGCGGGCTTTGAAAACCAGGCCCTGCCCGAAGATGATCTTTTCGGATAGGTGCTCTTAAACTATTATTTATCACTGCGGAGGACACCGAGGCATTTTTATTCATGATCTCTGTGCCTCCAGCGGAGCGGGTGGTTAAATCGATGCCTGCTCTGCTGCAATACGAAGGACTATAGGATGAAAAAAACATTTAATCTGACTCACCCGAAAATCAAATATCCGCGCATGATCGAAGCAACGAAGCATGAGATCCGCAAATACATCAAACGGGAGCGCCGCAAGGAACTGCCTGAAGATGTGGATTTCTGGGATTTTGATTGCCGGTTCGGAGACACGGAAGCCGAGGCGAAAGCGATCCATCTGGCGGAAATTGATGCCTGCATCAACGATGCGGAGCAACGGGGGCTGACCTCGTTCTATGTCGAGATTCTGCGCAAAGAAGGCATTCGTGCCGCAGCGGAAAAAGCGCGCCGCGAAATCAATGTTGAAATTCCGAAGCCGAAGGGGTTCGGTGAGGATTGATGGATTACGGATCCTGATGGAGAATCGTTGTTTCAAAGCGGGATTTCTTTTTTACGTCTGTTCGGTGACCTTTTCAACCGGTTCCGATTTAGGGAGTCGGTTGCGGGACGAAACCGGCTGATCTCTGGCATTCATTTCTTCGGGTATCGAATAATATTTTGTTATCCTGATTCCTCTTGCGGCTCAACCGTCTGATCACAAATATTCAGTGGTGAGACCGCTTTTCTGATCTGCAACCGATGCCGCCGGTTCGTAGCGGTTAAATCGTTAAAAATAATTTACTGCAGAAAGGCGCTCATTTTCATCGATCCGTCGGATCGATGAAAATGAGCTTTTTTTTTACCGGCAACGGTGAGGGCCTTAAAGGCAGGTTTTCTTCTCATTCGATACTGTGACAACAGGCTTTTGACCAAAAGGCCGATTCCCGCCGCGTAATGTACCCGTTACTATATCAACTTTGCGTATACAAAGGGTTTGGACGCAGGGCCCATATGGGTGGAAGCGCATAAAGAATGCGGGTTGGTTACGCGATTGGTTGAAGGTGCAGGTTCCGCAATTTTGATGGAAGACGTGGAATGGCACATCGTTGGAACAGACGATTTAACAGTGGGTTAGATGATGAGAAAATTGAAAGCAGTAGCAGCGGCAGCGGTGCTGGTTCCTCTGCTCGGCGGAGCCGAAGCAGAGCAGGTTGAGGTTAAGCTGGATCCGGCAAAAATACGGAATATCGGCGGGGTATCGGTTTTTGACCGGAATCAGTTTATTACGATTCATGAAGGGTTCGGTTCGACGGATCTCGAAGATGCCGATCTCAAATATATTGAAGAAGTGCTGGAGGCGAATTACGGGCGGGACGGCGGGTTGCTCTCCTGGATGGCGGAGGATCTGCCGGCCGATCCGAAGAATCCGGATATGCCGGATATGCAGCACATTCGTACCTATTTTGATAAAAAATTCCGGACGGAATATGATGGTCGCCGGATGATTCCCTCAAATATGGAAAAGGTGATTCTGTGCACCCATCCGGAAATTATGCATGGGCATGCGGAGAATACTTCAACGCCGTGGGGACCGAAAACACCGGAAGCGACGGCGGAATTCACGGCTCAGTTTTTGAAACAGGGC
This is a stretch of genomic DNA from Pontiella agarivorans. It encodes these proteins:
- the rnhA gene encoding ribonuclease HI, whose protein sequence is MSDVIEIYTDGACRGNPGPGGYGVVLISNDRKKELSGGFRKTTNNRMELLACIEGLKALKKPCRVVLTSDSKYVVNAMVKGWAVKWRSNGWKLSPSKPAKNPDLWERLLKLCEIHDVDFEWVKGHNEHPENERCDALAVAASHKKDLPVDAGFENQALPEDDLFG
- a CDS encoding DUF6172 family protein; this encodes MKKTFNLTHPKIKYPRMIEATKHEIRKYIKRERRKELPEDVDFWDFDCRFGDTEAEAKAIHLAEIDACINDAEQRGLTSFYVEILRKEGIRAAAEKARREINVEIPKPKGFGED